One region of Catenulispora sp. EB89 genomic DNA includes:
- a CDS encoding response regulator, producing MRIVVADDAVLLREGLVRLLAEDGHDVVAAVGDGPSAVQAVLAHRPDVSIVDVRMPPTHTDEGLRAAIAAREQLPGTPILVLSQYVEVSYVADLLADASGGVGYLLKDRVAKVEEFLDALDRVAAGATVLDPQVVARLLAARQRRDPLASLTARERELLGLMAEGYSNSAIAKRVSLSGSAVEKHIGNVFVKLGLPPDETQHRRVRAVLAYLRA from the coding sequence CTGCGCATCGTCGTCGCCGACGACGCGGTCCTGCTGCGCGAGGGCCTGGTCCGGCTGCTCGCCGAGGACGGCCACGACGTGGTCGCCGCGGTCGGCGACGGCCCCTCGGCGGTCCAGGCCGTGCTCGCGCACCGCCCGGACGTGTCGATCGTCGACGTCCGCATGCCGCCGACGCACACCGACGAGGGCCTGCGTGCCGCGATCGCCGCGCGGGAGCAGCTGCCCGGCACCCCGATCCTGGTGCTGAGCCAGTACGTCGAGGTCTCCTACGTAGCCGACCTGCTCGCCGACGCCTCCGGCGGCGTCGGCTACCTGCTCAAGGACCGGGTCGCGAAGGTCGAGGAGTTCCTAGACGCCCTCGACCGCGTCGCGGCCGGCGCGACCGTGCTCGACCCGCAGGTCGTGGCGCGCCTGCTGGCCGCCCGCCAACGCCGCGACCCGCTCGCGTCGCTGACGGCGCGCGAGCGGGAGCTGCTGGGGCTGATGGCCGAGGGGTATTCGAACTCGGCCATCGCCAAGCGGGTGTCGCTGTCCGGCAGCGCGGTGGAGAAGCACATCGGGAACGTGTTCGTGAAGCTCGGGCTGCCGCCGGACGAGACGCAGCATCGTCGGGTGCGGGCCGTGCTGGCCTATCTCAGGGCTTGA
- a CDS encoding histidine kinase has product MAVPSLTSSAPAAGRWKRTPGAVARIGRRTLVESLYLLTAPFSAVVGLYAAVRGVRGRRPGAWLGLAHAVMALPVVFITSALTALWWFIALATLSFPIRVRETPGALRPMTLYAGGGQSHISLSLGLTSPGGRLAFALTVGVVGLLTLPAFTRVCVAVQIGLGEALLSDVSALHRRIRGLERERDTARAQAVAAVTAEAEALRRLERDIHDGPQQRLVRLALELGRAQHHLDRKPDLARQALGDALVQAQETLDELRALSRGIAPPILADRGLREALAAMVASSVVAAEFDTDVAAGSARPRLDAAVETAAYFVVAEALTNVAKHSGATRCVVGMRHEEGTRVRVWVTDDGVGGAAFAKGHGLRGLGDRAGAVGGRLDVVSPAGGPTTISAELPCR; this is encoded by the coding sequence ATGGCCGTCCCCTCCCTGACCTCGTCCGCCCCGGCGGCGGGCCGGTGGAAGCGGACCCCCGGGGCCGTCGCGCGGATCGGGCGGCGGACCCTCGTGGAGTCGCTGTACCTGCTCACCGCGCCGTTCAGTGCGGTCGTCGGGCTCTACGCGGCGGTCCGTGGCGTGCGCGGGCGGCGGCCGGGGGCGTGGCTCGGCCTGGCGCACGCGGTCATGGCGCTGCCGGTCGTGTTCATCACCTCGGCGCTGACCGCGCTCTGGTGGTTCATCGCGCTCGCGACGCTGAGTTTTCCGATCCGCGTCCGCGAGACGCCCGGCGCGCTGCGTCCGATGACGCTCTACGCGGGCGGCGGGCAGTCGCACATTTCGCTGAGCCTGGGGCTGACCTCGCCGGGCGGCCGGCTCGCCTTCGCGCTCACGGTCGGCGTGGTCGGTCTGCTCACGCTGCCGGCGTTCACGCGCGTGTGCGTGGCCGTGCAGATCGGGCTCGGCGAGGCGCTGCTGTCCGACGTGTCGGCGCTGCACCGGCGGATCCGCGGCCTGGAGCGCGAGCGCGACACCGCGCGGGCACAGGCCGTGGCGGCGGTGACGGCGGAGGCCGAAGCCCTGCGGCGGCTGGAGCGCGACATCCACGACGGACCGCAGCAGCGGCTCGTGCGGCTGGCCCTGGAGCTCGGGCGCGCGCAGCACCACCTCGACCGCAAGCCGGACCTCGCGCGGCAGGCCCTGGGCGATGCGCTGGTGCAGGCGCAGGAGACGCTGGACGAGCTCCGCGCCCTCTCCCGCGGCATCGCCCCGCCGATCCTGGCCGACCGCGGGCTGCGCGAGGCGCTCGCGGCGATGGTGGCGTCCAGCGTCGTCGCGGCGGAGTTCGACACGGACGTCGCCGCCGGCTCGGCGCGGCCCCGGCTGGACGCGGCGGTCGAGACGGCGGCGTACTTCGTGGTCGCCGAGGCGCTGACGAACGTGGCGAAGCACAGCGGGGCGACGCGCTGCGTCGTCGGGATGCGGCACGAGGAGGGGACCCGGGTGCGGGTATGGGTGACCGATGACGGCGTCGGCGGCGCGGCGTTCGCCAAGGGGCACGGGCTGCGCGGGCTCGGCGACCGGGCCGGCGCGGTGGGCGGACGGCTGGACGTCGTGAGCCCGGCCGGTGGTCCGACGACGATCAGTGCGGAGCTGCCATGTCGGTGA